The Lynx canadensis isolate LIC74 chromosome D1, mLynCan4.pri.v2, whole genome shotgun sequence genome has a segment encoding these proteins:
- the LOC115526198 gene encoding LOW QUALITY PROTEIN: olfactory receptor 6T1 (The sequence of the model RefSeq protein was modified relative to this genomic sequence to represent the inferred CDS: deleted 1 base in 1 codon): MSPENWTHVTGFVLLGFPRSHILQFLLFLALMAAYAVTATGNLLIIGLSWTDRHLHTQMYFFLRHLSFLELLLVSVVVPKMLVIILTGDHSISFATCIIQSYFYFLLGTTDFFLLAVMSLDRYLAICRPLHYETLMNGRVCSHLVLASWLAGFLWVLCPTILVANLPFCGPNGIDHFFCDSWPLLRLSCGDTRLLELVAFVLSTSVLLGSLALTSVSYACILATVFRAPTPVERKKAFSTCASHLTVVIIVYGSSIFLYLRMSEAQSTLLHKGASVLSCIITPLLNPFIFGLRNDKVKQALRDALMWHRTMASRTMRVTSKRKYWIKRLKMYAICKNVFEVQISPTTPCTFLRQLKTSLQNDAS, from the exons ATGAGTCCTGAAAACTGGACTCACGTGACAGGGTTTGTCCTTCTGGGTTTCCCCAGAAGCCACATCCTGCAGTTCCTGCTGTTCCTGGCTTTGATGGCAGCCTACGCTGTAACGGCCACAGGCAACCTGCTCATCATTGGGCTCAGTTGGACGGATCGACACCTGCACACACAGATGTACTTCTTCCTGAGGCATCTGTCCTTCCTGGAGCTGTTGCTCGTGTCTGTTGTGGTTCCCAAGATGCTTGTCATCATTCTTACGGGGGACCACTCCATCTCATTCGCCACCTGCATCATCCAGTCTTACTTCTACTTCCTCCTAGGCACCACCGACTTCTTCCTCTTAGCTGTCATGTCTCTAGATCGTTACTTGGCAATCTGCCGACCTCTCCACTATGAGACTCTAATGAATGGCCGTGTCTGTTCCCACCTGGTTCTGGCCTCCTGGTTAGCTGGATTCCTCTGGGTCCTGTGCCCCACCATCCTCGTGGCCAACTTACCTTTCTGTGGCCCCAATGGTATCGACCACTTTTTCTGTGACAGTTGGCCCTTGCTGAGGCTCTCTTGCGGAGACACCCGCTTACTGGAGCTGGTGGCTTTCGTGCTCTCCACGTCAGTGTTACTGGGCTCGCTGGCACTGACCTCGGTTTCCTACGCCTGCATTCTTGCCACTGTTTTCAGGGCCCCCACACCTGTGGAGCGAAAAAAAGCATTCTCCACTTGTGCCTCACACCTTACAGTGGTCATCATTGTCTATGGCAGCTCCATTTTTCTCTACCTCCGTATGTCAGAGGCTCAGTCCACGCTGCTCCACAAAGGGGCCTCCGTCCTGAGCTGTATCATCACACCCCTCCTGAACCCATTCATCTTCGGTCTCCGCAACGATAAGGTGAAGCAGGCCCTAAGAGATGCCCTGATGTGGCACAGAACCATGGCTTCGAGA ACTATGAGGGTCAcaagtaaaaggaaatattggATTAAGAGGTTAAAAATGTATgcaatttgtaaaaatgtatttgaagttcAAATCAGTCCAACAACACCCTGCACTTTTCTCAGACAATTAAAAACTAGCCTCCAGAATGACGCatcatga